A genomic region of Branchiostoma lanceolatum isolate klBraLanc5 chromosome 4, klBraLanc5.hap2, whole genome shotgun sequence contains the following coding sequences:
- the LOC136433125 gene encoding cytochrome P450 2U1-like: MIMVEWLDLTTVLVGVVVFFGSYVLLQSHRGKKGQRLPPGPPGWPLLGHLPSMARDAHLQLTAWRHQYGDVYSIRIGLKKVVVINGYETIREALVRKADQFSSRPHLFLTDCTNGPEAVVMAPYGEKWRARRKIMLSALRNFGLGKNRFEQDIQDECRQLCHAVADRQGRPFDIHRLLHNAVSNIICAISFNRRFEYDDPKFLRQMQMLDRILQLFQSCQIIDIFPVVRHLPILGKNYKEWQDLVGDGQHRFIKEIVSEHRTTFDPHNLRDAVDAFLYEMNNDENRGLFSGGNVWNLLSDLFTAGSESVASTLQWALLWVMVRDDVQKKVCEEIDRVIGRDRWPSLSDKPYMPYTEATLMETMRIRTPIPFAIPHENTVPATLQGYDIPANTYILVNLWSVHMDPANWTHPEKFDPSRFLDDQGQLKSAKHYLPFSTGARVCPGEQLSKTELFLFFTSLLQRFSYRLPDGAAEPNMKGEVGITLAPPSYSLCATER, encoded by the exons ATGATCATGGTGGAGTGGCTAGATCTGACCACGGTCCTGGTCGGGGTGGTGGTGTTTTTCGGGTCGTACGTGCTGCTCCAGTCGCACCGCGGGAAGAAGGGGCAGAGGCTCCCGCCTGGTCCTCCGGGCTGGCCGCTGCTCGGTCACCTGCCCAGCATGGCCCGGGACGCCCACCTGCAGCTCACGGCTTGGCGACACCAGTACGGCGACGTCTACAGCATCAG AATTGGCCTGAAGAAAGTGGTTGTGATCAACGGTTACGAGACTATCCGGGAGGCGCTGGTGAGGAAAGCCGACCAGTTCTCCAGCCGGCCCCACCTCTTCCTCACGGACTGTACCAACGGGCCTGAAG CTGTCGTGATGGCGCCTTACGGGGAGAAGTGGCGAGCCCGCCGTAAGATCATGCTGTCCGCCCTGCGGAACTTCGGGCTCGGCAAGAACAGGTTCGAGCAGGACATCCAGGACGAGTGCCGCCAGCTGTGCCATGCAGTGGCGGACCGACag GGCCGGCCGTTCGACATTCACAGGCTGCTGCACAACGCCGTGTCCAACATCATCTGCGCCATTAGCTTCAACAG GCGCTTTGAATACGACGACCCTAAATTTCTCCGCCAGATGCAAATGCTGGACCGCATCCTCCAGCTCTTCCAGTCCTGCCAGATCATCGACATCTTCCCGGTGGTGCGCCACCTGCCGATCTTGGGGAAGAACTACAAAGAGTGGCAGGACCTGGTCGGAGACGGACAGCACCGTTTCATCAAGGAGATTGTCTCCGAGCACAGGACGACCTTCGACCCGCACAACCTCCGCGACGCCGTCGACGCCTTTCTCTACGAGATGAACAACGATGAGAACAGGGGTCTCTTCTCCGGGGGAAACGTCTGGAACCTTCTGAGCGACCTGTTCACCGCCGGGTCCGAGTCAGTGGCCTCCACCCTGCAATGGGCCCTCCTTTGGGTCATGGTTCGTGACGAT GTCCAGAAGAAGGTGTGTGAGGAGATTGACCGGGTGATCGGACGAGACCGCTGGCCGTCGCTTAGCGACAAGCCCTACATGCCGTACACGGAGGCCACTCTCATGGAGACCATGCGGATCCGCACCCCCATCCCGTTCGCCATTCCGCACGAGAACACCGTGCCCGCCACCCTGCAGGG GTACGACATTCCCGCCAACACCTACATCCTGGTGAACCTGTGGTCCGTCCACATGGACCCCGCCAACTGGACGCACCCCGAGAAATTCGACCCCAGCAGGTTCTTGGACGACCAGGGGCAACTGAAGTCCGCCAAGCATTACCTCCCCTTCTCCACGG GCGCACGGGTGTGTCCCGGAGAGCAGCTCTCAAAGACGGAGCTGTTCCTCTTTTTCACGTCCCTTCTGCAGCGATTCTCCTACCGGCTGCCAGATGGCGCTGCTGAACCCAACATGAAAGGAGAGGTCGGCATCACCCTAGCACCACCATCCTACTCACTCTGCGCCACCGAGCGATGA